One genomic window of Meiothermus cerbereus DSM 11376 includes the following:
- a CDS encoding sensor histidine kinase, which produces MSLRLRLALFIALAISLALLLQGFLGYASFERLQMGNLERELDTYLGRIALQLEGRRGPPRLFRRERDDDESRASGLMPLDHLRDGALLAPLPNPTPAGSIAHARLVREGEVLREWGRFPTEVPLSDNLEARLEQNWLYKSLRLGPNLYLQGALEASQVRASLAGYRQTVLFTALVVALLGAWVAWLVSGPALRPLRHLQEAARRVADSGDLSLRVPAEGSGELFHLSQTFNQMLERLAAFRQREAEFTRNAAHELRTPLTALRLQLDTQQQGLASPEETLAVVREEVERMSRLSESLLTLAREGRGQKVGLDLAQLAREAASRAGVPYRGPETLKLSGDPFLLAQALENLLNNAQKYAPKAAVQVELEATPDQAFAILRVRDEGPGMLPEVTKRATEPFYRAPGVRVPGHGLGLSVVAQVARAHQGRLVLLPNQPQGLQAELWIRLTEG; this is translated from the coding sequence ATGAGCCTGCGCCTGCGGCTGGCCCTGTTCATTGCCCTGGCCATTTCCCTGGCCCTGCTGCTGCAGGGTTTTCTGGGGTACGCCAGCTTCGAGCGCTTGCAGATGGGCAACCTCGAGCGCGAGCTCGATACCTATCTGGGTCGCATTGCCCTACAGCTCGAGGGCCGCCGGGGCCCCCCGCGCCTCTTCCGACGCGAGCGAGACGACGATGAGTCCAGGGCTTCCGGTTTGATGCCGCTGGATCACCTGCGCGATGGCGCTCTTCTGGCGCCCCTCCCCAACCCCACCCCCGCCGGCAGCATCGCCCACGCCCGGCTGGTGCGGGAAGGGGAAGTATTGCGGGAGTGGGGTCGTTTTCCTACCGAAGTTCCCCTTTCCGACAACCTCGAGGCCCGGCTCGAGCAGAACTGGCTCTACAAAAGCCTGCGCCTGGGCCCCAACCTCTACCTGCAGGGGGCCCTCGAGGCCAGCCAGGTGCGGGCCAGCCTGGCCGGCTACCGGCAAACCGTGCTCTTTACGGCCCTGGTGGTGGCGCTGCTGGGGGCCTGGGTGGCCTGGCTGGTCAGCGGGCCGGCCCTCAGGCCCCTGCGCCACCTGCAGGAAGCTGCACGCCGGGTGGCCGACTCGGGCGACCTGAGCCTGCGGGTGCCCGCCGAGGGCAGCGGCGAGCTTTTCCACCTGAGCCAGACCTTCAATCAGATGCTCGAGCGCCTTGCTGCCTTTCGCCAGCGCGAGGCTGAGTTCACCCGCAATGCCGCCCACGAGCTGCGCACCCCCCTGACCGCTTTGCGCCTGCAGCTCGACACACAGCAGCAAGGGCTGGCCTCGCCCGAGGAAACCCTGGCCGTGGTGCGTGAGGAGGTCGAGCGGATGAGCCGCCTGAGCGAGTCGCTGCTGACCCTGGCGCGGGAAGGGCGGGGACAGAAGGTGGGGCTGGACCTGGCCCAGCTGGCCCGCGAGGCCGCCAGCCGGGCCGGTGTGCCCTACCGGGGGCCCGAAACCCTAAAGCTGTCCGGCGACCCCTTCCTGCTGGCCCAGGCCCTGGAAAACCTTTTGAACAACGCGCAAAAGTATGCCCCCAAAGCAGCCGTGCAGGTCGAGCTCGAGGCCACACCTGACCAAGCCTTCGCTATTCTGCGGGTGCGCGACGAGGGCCCCGGAATGCTGCCGGAGGTCACGAAACGGGCCACCGAACCCTTCTACCGTGCGCCTGGGGTGCGGGTGCCCGGCCACGGGCTGGGCCTCTCGGTGGTGGCCCAGGTAGCCCGGGCCCACCAGGGCAGGCTGGTGCTTTTGCCCAACCAGCCCCAGGGGCTCCAGGCCGAGCTGTGGATCAGGCTAACCGAGGGGTAG
- a CDS encoding response regulator transcription factor gives MRLLLVEDEPNIARPLKRALEAQGHQVRHASDLTEARELLAESEPDMMILDVRLPESEDGGFILAREARSAGYKGPILFMTARDALADRVMGLDEGGDDYVVKPFDLPELLARVRALLRRVSEVKQSRVQYGPLELDLTDRSVRWGGRAVELSPREYALLERLALFPGRVYSPEELLDLIWGEEASDVGVVKVCVHHLRSKLDSSVVRTVPGGYRLGLET, from the coding sequence ATGCGGCTGTTGCTGGTTGAAGACGAACCAAACATTGCCCGCCCCCTCAAGCGGGCCCTCGAGGCCCAGGGGCACCAGGTTCGCCACGCTTCCGATCTGACCGAAGCCCGTGAACTGCTGGCCGAGTCCGAGCCCGACATGATGATTCTGGACGTGCGCCTGCCGGAGTCGGAGGATGGTGGGTTTATTCTGGCCCGCGAGGCCCGCAGCGCCGGATACAAAGGCCCCATTCTGTTCATGACCGCCCGCGATGCCCTGGCCGACCGGGTGATGGGCCTGGACGAAGGCGGCGACGACTACGTAGTCAAGCCCTTCGATCTGCCAGAGTTGCTGGCCCGGGTGCGGGCCTTGCTGCGTCGGGTGAGCGAGGTTAAGCAAAGCCGGGTGCAGTATGGCCCCCTCGAGCTCGACCTGACCGACCGCAGCGTACGCTGGGGGGGGCGGGCGGTAGAACTCTCCCCCCGTGAGTACGCCCTCTTGGAGCGGCTGGCTTTGTTTCCGGGACGGGTCTATAGCCCGGAAGAGCTGCTCGACCTGATCTGGGGCGAGGAGGCCTCGGATGTGGGGGTGGTCAAGGTGTGCGTGCACCACCTACGCAGCAAGCTGGACAGCAGCGTGGTACGCACCGTGCCGGGGGGCTACCGGCTGGGGTTGGAAACATGA